The proteins below are encoded in one region of Helianthus annuus cultivar XRQ/B chromosome 2, HanXRQr2.0-SUNRISE, whole genome shotgun sequence:
- the LOC110927365 gene encoding probable pectate lyase 8: MNNHLLPLFITTLLVALASASSSNSRTSDIEELQNFNHSSMAARIKEIEMRNEKAVQDPEEVVAMVEMSTRNSTERRKLGYFSCGTGNPIDDCWRCEPNWQRNRRRLADCGIGFGRNAIGGRDGRFYVVTDSRDDDPVNPRPGTLRHAVIQEEPLWIVFKRDMVIQLKQELIMNSFKTIDARGVNVHIANGACITIQFVTNIIIHGLHIHDCKPTGNALVRSSPSHYGWRTMADGDAISIFGSSHIWVDHNSLSNCADGLVDAVMGSTAITISNNYFTHHNEVILLGHSDTYFRDKLMQVTIAYNHFGEGLIQRMPRCRHGYFHVVNNDYTHWEMYAIGGSADPTINSQGNRYLAPANPFAKEVTKRVDADPRHWHGWNWRSEGDLLLNGAYFIPSGAGAAASYARASSLGAKSSSLVGVITSTAGVLNCRIGRRC; the protein is encoded by the exons ATGAACAACCACCTGCTACCTCTGTTTATCACTACGTTGCTCGTCGCACTTGCTTCGGCTTCTTCCTCGAATTCAAG GACAAGCGACATAGAAGAGTTGCAAAACTTCAACCACTCATCAATGGCTGCTAG AATAAAGGAGATTGAAATGCGGAATGAAAAGGCAGTCCAAGATCCTGAGGAGGTTGTCGCTATGGTCGAAAT GAGTACGAGAAACAGCACAGAGAGGAGAAAATTAGGATATTTTTCATGCGGAACGGGAAATCCAATCGACGACTGCTGGCGGTGTGAACCGAATTGGCAGCGGAACCGTAGGCGGTTGGCGGATTGCGGCATTGGTTTCGGGCGGAATGCAATTGGTGGGCGTGACGGGCGGTTCTACGTGGTAACCGATTCCCgtgacgatgacccggtcaaccCACGGCCCGGTACCTTACGCCACGCCGTGATCCAAGAAGAGCCGTTGTGGATCGTGTTCAAACGCGACATGGTGATACAATTAAAACAAGAGCTTATTATGAACAGTTTTAAAACAATCGACGCGCGCGGGGTCAATGTACATATTGCTAATGGAGCCTGCATTACAATCCAGTTTGTTACTAATATTATCATTCATGGGTTGCATATTCATGACTGTAAACCGACGGGGAACGCGTTGGTGAGAAGCTCCCCGTCGCATTACGGGTGGCGGACCATGGCTGATGGTGATGCTATATCCATTTTCGGGTCGAGTCATATATGGGTTGATCATAATTCACTATCTAATTGTGCTGATGGGCTTGTGGATGCTGTTATGGGCTCAACTGCCATCACTATTTCTAACAATTATTTCACCCATCACAACGAG gTGATATTACTGGGCCATAGTGACACTTATTTTAGAGACAAGCTAATGCAAGTGACCATTGCCTACAATCATTTTGGAGAAGGTCTAATTCAAAGAATGCCAAG ATGTAGGCATGGTTATTTCCATGTGGTAAACAATGACTACACACATTGGGAAATGTATGCAATTGGTGGAAGTGCAGACCCTACAATTAATAGTCAAGGCAACAGATATCTGGCCCCTGCAAACCCATTTGCAAAAGAG GTTACGAAGCGAGTGGATGCCGATCCAAGACACTGGCATGGATGGAACTGGCGGTCGGAGGGTGACCTACTTCTTAATGGGGCTTATTTCATCCCGTCTGGTGCTGGGGCTGCTGCCAGCTATGCTCGGGCCTCAAGTTTAGGTGCAAAGTCATCGTCGTTGGTTGGTGTCATCACTTCCACTGCCGGAGTTCTTAACTGCCGCATAGGCAGACGCTGTTAA
- the LOC110908140 gene encoding glycine-rich protein 23-like, producing MAKLSFVAICVCALVLFVQSNARDVPSITISDKTPTKVNMAAATAPGGGDAGVKDEKNFIAYGGVGGFAGVGGYTGVLPTLGGVGGLGGAGGAGGVGGVGGAGGLGGLGGIGGASGLGGAGGIGGASGLGGLGGLGGGVGAVKGGGIGGGIIVP from the coding sequence ATGGCAAAGCTGTCCTTTGTAGCAATATGTGTTTGTGCACTTGTACTTTTTGTGCAAAGCAATGCAAGAGACGTACCTAGTATCACCATAAGTGACAAAACTCCCACCAAGGTAAACATGGCGGCTGCCACCGCACCCGGTGGAGGAGATGCAGGTGTTAAAGATGAGAAGAACTTCATTGCATACGGTGGTGTTGGTGGTTTTGCTGGTGTAGGTGGATACACAGGTGTTCTTCCTACACTTGGTGGTGTTGGTGGTCTTGGTGGTGCTGGTGGCGCAGGTGGTGTTGGTGGTGTCGGTGGTGCTGGTGGTCTTGGTGGGCTAGGTGGCATCGGTGGTGCAAGTGGGCTAGGTGGGGCAGGTGGGATTGGTGGTGCAAGCGGTCTTGGTGGTCTAGGTGGTCTTGGTGGCGGAGTTGGTGCAGTGAAAGGTGGTGGAATTGGTGGTGGTATCATAGTTCCTTGA